The Allochromatium tepidum genome has a window encoding:
- the ftsB gene encoding cell division protein FtsB, whose amino-acid sequence MHWLILVLVLLLGALQYRLWVGEGSIAELHSLKREIALEESELERLRARNRELQAEVDDLREGSEAIEERARSELGMIKPGEIFIQVIERPEPPK is encoded by the coding sequence ATGCACTGGCTGATCCTGGTGTTGGTCCTGCTCCTGGGTGCGCTCCAGTACCGGCTCTGGGTCGGCGAAGGGAGTATCGCCGAGCTGCACAGTCTCAAGCGCGAGATCGCCCTGGAAGAATCCGAGCTGGAGCGGCTGCGTGCGCGCAATCGTGAGCTTCAGGCCGAGGTCGACGATCTGCGCGAAGGCTCCGAGGCGATCGAGGAGCGCGCGCGTAGCGAGCTGGGCATGATCAAACCCGGCGAGATCTTCATCCAGGTCATCGAACGGCCCGAGCCGCCGAAGTGA
- the ispD gene encoding 2-C-methyl-D-erythritol 4-phosphate cytidylyltransferase, producing MTARLWAILPAAGVGRRMGSAVPKQYLELAGRAVIEHTLELFVSHDRIAGVVVALGVEDGYWDSTAYAAHPRVRRAPGGAERCHSVLNALAVLDGEADADDWVLVHDAARPCLRPDDLERLIDALLDDQVGGLLGIQVRDTMKRAGAGERIDTTVDRSSLWHAYTPQMFRLGLLRRALHEALEAGDLVTDDASAIERLGLAPRLIEGHADNIKITRAEDLPLAHFYLQRQGRI from the coding sequence ATGACGGCTCGACTCTGGGCCATTCTGCCGGCCGCCGGCGTCGGGCGGCGCATGGGCAGCGCCGTGCCCAAGCAGTATCTGGAACTGGCCGGTCGCGCCGTGATCGAGCACACGCTCGAACTCTTCGTCAGCCACGATCGCATCGCGGGCGTGGTGGTAGCGCTGGGCGTCGAGGACGGCTACTGGGATTCGACCGCCTATGCCGCGCATCCCAGGGTGCGGCGCGCACCGGGCGGTGCCGAGCGCTGCCATTCGGTGCTCAATGCGCTCGCGGTCCTGGACGGAGAGGCCGATGCCGACGACTGGGTGCTGGTGCACGATGCCGCGCGCCCCTGTCTGCGTCCGGACGATCTCGAACGGCTGATCGACGCTCTGCTCGACGACCAGGTCGGCGGCCTGCTCGGCATCCAGGTGCGCGACACCATGAAGCGCGCCGGGGCCGGCGAGCGCATCGATACCACGGTGGACCGCTCCAGTCTGTGGCATGCCTACACGCCGCAGATGTTCCGGCTCGGTCTGCTGCGGCGCGCGCTGCACGAGGCGCTGGAGGCCGGCGATCTGGTCACGGACGACGCCTCGGCCATCGAGCGTCTGGGACTGGCCCCGCGCCTGATCGAGGGCCATGCCGACAACATCAAGATCACGCGGGCCGAGGATCTGCCGCTCGCGCATTTTTATCTGCAACGCCAGGGACGGATCTAG
- the ispF gene encoding 2-C-methyl-D-erythritol 2,4-cyclodiphosphate synthase, which translates to MLIGQGFDAHRFAPDRRLVLGGVEIPHDRGMLAHSDGDVLIHALCDALLGAAGLGDIGRHFPDTDAAYADIDSRILLRRVIDSLRERGLRVHNADMTLIAQQPKLAPYIPAMRETLAADLECDPQRVNVKATTMEHMGFTGRGEGIAASAVVLLVEADG; encoded by the coding sequence ATGCTGATTGGTCAGGGCTTCGATGCCCATCGTTTCGCGCCGGATCGCCGGCTGGTGCTCGGCGGGGTCGAGATCCCGCACGACCGGGGGATGCTCGCCCATTCCGACGGCGATGTCTTGATCCATGCCCTGTGCGACGCCCTGCTGGGTGCGGCCGGGCTGGGCGACATCGGACGCCATTTCCCGGACACGGACGCCGCCTATGCCGACATCGACAGCCGCATCCTGCTGAGACGCGTGATCGACAGTCTGCGCGAGCGCGGTCTGCGTGTGCACAATGCCGACATGACGCTCATCGCCCAGCAACCCAAGCTGGCGCCCTATATCCCGGCCATGCGCGAGACCCTGGCCGCCGATCTGGAGTGCGATCCCCAGCGCGTCAATGTCAAGGCGACGACCATGGAACACATGGGCTTCACCGGACGCGGCGAAGGGATCGCGGCTTCAGCCGTGGTGTTGCTGGTCGAGGCGGACGGCTGA
- the eno gene encoding phosphopyruvate hydratase, with translation MSEIVDVRAREVLDSRGNPTVEADVITADGAIGRAIVPSGASTGSREALELRDGDKSRYNGKGVLTAVANIRSELREAILGLDVADQTAIDRRMIELDGTDNKARLGANALLGVSLAVAHAAAQEKALPLYQSLAGGPYRLPVPMMNIINGGEHADNSVDFQEFMILPVGAGSIREAVRYGAEVFHALKSVLHGRGLATAVGDEGGFAPDLASNEAAIEAILEAIHKTGFKVGSDIYLGVDVAASEFYKDGQYVLKGEGRTLSSDGLIDLLADWVAKYPILSIEDGLAEGDWDGWKRLTERLGDKVQIVGDDLFVTNTRILQEGIDKGIANSILIKVNQIGTLTETLDAIAMAHKAGYTTVISHRSGETEDSTIADLAVATGAGQIKTGSLSRSDRVAKYNQLMRIEDQLADEAVYAGRDAFKWL, from the coding sequence ATGTCCGAAATCGTCGACGTCCGCGCCCGTGAGGTGCTGGATTCCCGTGGCAACCCGACCGTCGAGGCCGACGTCATCACCGCCGACGGCGCCATCGGTCGCGCCATCGTGCCCTCCGGCGCTTCCACCGGCTCGCGCGAGGCGCTGGAACTGCGCGACGGCGACAAGTCGCGCTACAACGGCAAGGGCGTGTTGACCGCCGTGGCCAACATCCGCAGCGAACTGCGCGAAGCCATCCTCGGCCTGGACGTCGCCGATCAGACTGCGATCGACCGCCGCATGATCGAACTCGACGGCACCGACAACAAGGCCCGTCTCGGCGCCAACGCCCTGCTCGGCGTCTCGCTCGCCGTCGCCCATGCCGCCGCGCAGGAAAAGGCGCTGCCGCTCTATCAGTCGCTCGCCGGCGGTCCCTACCGTCTGCCGGTGCCGATGATGAACATCATCAACGGCGGCGAACATGCCGACAACAGCGTCGACTTCCAGGAATTCATGATCCTGCCCGTCGGCGCCGGCAGCATTCGCGAGGCCGTGCGCTACGGCGCCGAGGTCTTCCACGCGCTCAAGTCGGTCCTGCACGGTCGCGGTCTGGCCACAGCGGTCGGCGACGAGGGCGGTTTCGCGCCCGACCTGGCCTCGAACGAAGCGGCGATCGAGGCCATCCTTGAAGCCATCCACAAGACCGGCTTCAAGGTCGGCTCAGACATCTATCTGGGTGTGGACGTCGCCGCCTCCGAGTTCTACAAGGACGGCCAGTACGTCCTCAAGGGCGAGGGCCGCACCCTCAGCTCGGACGGCCTGATCGACCTGCTCGCCGACTGGGTCGCCAAGTACCCGATCCTCTCGATCGAGGACGGTCTGGCCGAAGGCGACTGGGACGGTTGGAAGCGTCTGACCGAGCGTCTGGGCGACAAGGTGCAGATCGTCGGCGACGACCTCTTCGTCACCAACACCCGCATCCTCCAGGAAGGCATCGACAAGGGCATCGCCAACTCGATCCTGATCAAGGTCAACCAGATCGGCACCCTGACCGAGACCCTGGACGCCATCGCCATGGCCCACAAGGCCGGTTACACCACGGTCATCTCGCATCGCTCGGGCGAGACCGAGGACTCGACCATCGCCGATCTGGCGGTCGCTACGGGCGCGGGTCAGATCAAGACCGGCTCGCTGTCGCGCTCCGACCGCGTGGCCAAGTACAATCAGTTGATGCGCATCGAGGACCAGTTGGCCGATGAGGCCGTCTATGCCGGCCGCGATGCGTTCAAGTGGCTCTGA
- a CDS encoding HigA family addiction module antitoxin translates to MIRVPTHRPPTHPGEMLKEEFLEPMQISQRDLANAIHVPYQKINELVNRKRGVTPSIALRLAKFFGVSADFWLNLQVRWDLYRTQSLEADEIESIQDFHHLQKLA, encoded by the coding sequence ATGATTCGCGTCCCAACTCACCGGCCGCCGACACATCCAGGTGAAATGCTCAAGGAGGAGTTTCTTGAACCCATGCAGATCAGTCAACGTGATCTGGCGAATGCCATTCATGTGCCTTATCAAAAAATCAATGAATTGGTCAATCGCAAGCGAGGCGTAACCCCAAGCATCGCGCTCCGCTTGGCTAAGTTTTTTGGCGTGTCGGCGGATTTCTGGTTGAACTTGCAAGTTCGCTGGGATCTATATCGTACTCAATCACTGGAAGCGGATGAGATTGAATCCATTCAGGATTTTCATCATCTGCAAAAACTGGCCTAA
- a CDS encoding type II toxin-antitoxin system RelE/ParE family toxin: protein MIESFANQASEDIFNGVNSREARKACPQNLWGIAIRKLDQLDSVQSIEELRIPPGNRLEALSGNRKGQFSIRINEQYRVCFVWGEKGPGEVEITDYH, encoded by the coding sequence ATGATCGAGTCGTTTGCAAATCAAGCCAGCGAGGATATTTTCAACGGTGTGAACTCGCGAGAAGCCCGCAAAGCCTGCCCTCAAAACCTCTGGGGTATCGCGATTCGCAAACTCGATCAGCTTGATTCGGTTCAAAGTATCGAGGAATTGCGTATTCCACCAGGAAATCGGCTCGAAGCGCTCTCTGGAAATCGAAAAGGTCAATTTAGTATTCGCATCAACGAGCAGTACAGGGTTTGTTTCGTTTGGGGAGAAAAAGGCCCCGGAGAAGTTGAAATCACCGATTACCACTGA